The Streptomyces sp. NL15-2K genome contains a region encoding:
- a CDS encoding NF041680 family putative transposase: protein MSLLQPDVRREAFAVASRFRDELYACLTARGDELFELTDALLCADGVVATPVDLTLTAEHRRGHGAMYDALNRGDVDVPRLRQVLAGLPQPVAADGRLVLALDVTHWLRPDAPTSADRLFCHLYGRSGRSSDQFVPGWLYSFVAALESGRTSWCQILDALRLGPADDVAEVTASQVRRVVTDLIDMGRWKAGDRDILIVFDAGYDAPRMAYLLDGLPVEVLGRMRTDRVMRKPVPVPWISPPQGGRPPKHGKEFRFAKPDTWGEPDAATVQATDRYGTARVMAWDRVHPRPTTRSAWIDHTGELPVIEGTLIRLEVDHLPGGHDPLPVWLWSSATGTTGEDVDLRWQAFLRRFDLEHTFRMMKQTLGWIRPRLRVPGAGGPVDLAVRRRPYADPSPARGRCRLAAAMGADLRGPWEGPAECGRLARACVRRGLRNVGSHLVCSVRAPKPVRPGPGGLLGSRNQCPAACYGVGRTTRRPGSIELIPS, encoded by the coding sequence ATGAGTCTGCTGCAACCCGATGTCCGGCGGGAGGCGTTCGCAGTGGCGTCACGCTTCCGGGACGAGTTGTACGCGTGTCTGACTGCGCGGGGCGATGAGCTGTTCGAGCTGACCGACGCGCTGCTGTGCGCGGACGGTGTGGTGGCCACGCCGGTGGATCTGACGCTGACGGCTGAGCACCGCCGCGGGCACGGCGCGATGTACGACGCGCTGAACCGCGGGGACGTCGATGTGCCGCGGCTGCGGCAGGTGCTGGCCGGACTGCCGCAGCCCGTGGCCGCCGACGGGCGCCTGGTCCTGGCCCTCGACGTCACCCACTGGCTCCGGCCCGACGCGCCGACCAGTGCGGACCGCTTGTTCTGCCATCTCTACGGCCGCAGCGGGCGCTCGTCGGACCAGTTCGTGCCCGGCTGGCTCTACTCGTTCGTTGCCGCGCTGGAGTCTGGCCGGACTTCGTGGTGCCAGATCCTGGACGCGCTGCGGCTGGGGCCGGCCGACGATGTTGCCGAGGTCACCGCGTCCCAGGTCCGCCGGGTGGTCACCGACCTCATCGATATGGGCCGCTGGAAGGCGGGCGACCGCGACATCCTGATCGTCTTCGACGCCGGCTACGACGCTCCGCGCATGGCCTACCTCCTCGACGGTCTGCCCGTGGAGGTCCTGGGGCGGATGCGCACGGACCGCGTGATGCGCAAGCCCGTCCCGGTGCCGTGGATCTCGCCGCCGCAAGGCGGGCGTCCGCCGAAACACGGCAAGGAATTCCGCTTCGCCAAGCCCGACACCTGGGGCGAGCCCGATGCCGCGACTGTCCAGGCCACCGACCGCTACGGGACCGCTCGCGTGATGGCCTGGGACCGCGTCCACCCGAGGCCGACTACCCGCTCCGCGTGGATCGACCACACCGGCGAACTCCCCGTCATCGAGGGGACACTGATCCGCCTGGAGGTTGACCATCTGCCCGGTGGCCACGATCCGCTCCCGGTCTGGCTGTGGTCGTCGGCCACCGGGACGACCGGCGAGGACGTCGACCTGCGCTGGCAAGCATTCTTGCGCAGATTCGATCTTGAACACACTTTCAGAATGATGAAGCAGACCCTCGGGTGGATCCGTCCGAGGCTGCGGGTTCCCGGGGCCGGTGGACCGGTGGATCTGGCTGTTCGTCGCCGCCCATACGCGGATCCGTCTCCTGCGCGGGGCCGCTGCCGGCTTGCGGCGGCCATGGGGGCCGACTTGCGGGGGCCCTGGGAGGGGCCGGCCGAGTGCGGTCGGCTCGCCCGTGCCTGTGTCCGCCGCGGGTTGAGGAACGTTGGCTCACATCTGGTCTGCTCGGTTCGTGCGCCGAAACCCGTCCGGCCCGGTCCCGGAGGCCTGCTCGGCTCGAGGAATCAGTGTCCTGCCGCCTGCTATGGGGTGGGCAGGACGACCAGACGCCCCGGCTCCATTGAGCTAATTCCATCCTGA